The Cyclobacterium amurskyense genome contains the following window.
TATTTTTTGATTTCATATGTCCTAAAAACAATCTTAAACAGTTAATTTAGCCAAAAATAGCAAGAATGGCCTTCGAATACGTTAAAGCTTTACACATTATTTTTATTGTAACCTGGTTTGCTGGGTTATTTTATATAGTCAGGCTTTTTATCTACCAAACAGAAGCCTTGGATAGACCTGAAGCTGAGCGAATAATATTAAAACCCCAATTGGATTTAATGGCAAATAGGCTTTGGTACATCATTACCTGGCCATCGGCGATTTTGACGCTAATCTTCGGGACATGGGTGTTGTTTTACCGACCTGGATACTTGTCCATGCCATTTATGCATGCAAAACTAACTTTTGTTTTATTGCTTTATATCTATCATTTTCGTTGCCACTATATCTTCAAATCACTGCAGAATGGGAAAGCAGTTTGGTCCAGCACCAAACTTAGACTTTGGAATGAAATAGCAACCTTATTACTATTTGCAATAGTATTTTTAATCGTCCTCAAAAGTTTAATCAATATGGTTTGGGGAATTACAGGATTAATCCTTTTGGGCATCGCCCTAATGCTTGCAACGAAATGGTATAAAAAAATGCGTGAAAGGAACTAAACAACACTTTTCACTGTCATACTAATTAAAAATAAAATGCTTCGATTCATTTATTTAGGTCCTCTATTTCTATGTGTTTTATTCTTCAACTCCTGCCAAACAAGCTCAAATAACGATGTATTACCTATCTTGGGCAATAGGCATGTAGAGGAGGTAATTATTGATAACAAAACAGTAAAGGATACCATCTATCATACGATTGCAGATTTTAGTTTTACCAATCAAGAGGGTAAACAAATAACCAATGCTGATGTCAAAGGAAAAGTCTATGTTGCCGATTTTTTTTTCACTAGCTGCCCTACTATCTGCCCAGTGATGAAGAAACAAATGTTGAGGGTTTTTGAAGCCTATAAAGATGATCCAAACTTTATGATTTTAAGTCATACCATAGACCCAGAGTATGACACCCAAACTCTTTTAAAAGATTACTCCATGAGGCTTGGCATTGAGAATGCAAATACTTGGAATTTTCTGACTGGTGATCAAGAAAAAATCTTTGAAATTGGTCAAACAAGTTACCTTACTACAGCCATGAATGATAAAAATGAGCCTGGTGGATTCTTGCACTCAGGGGCATTTGTACTGATTGATCAATTTGGAAGAATTAGAGGGGTTTATGACGGAACAAAAGAAAATCAGGTAAACTTACTCATCAAAGACATCCCCAAATTACTCAACGAGAACAATGAGAGCAGCAATAGGTAGTTTATTATTAATACTTTTCACTAGCTGTCAAAGTACTGATTCTAATAGTCAAAACGGTATTGATAAAATTAATGACCTAAAAACAAAGCAATATGCTATTCAAGGTCAACAACTCTATTTGCAACATTGTAGTAATTGCCATCAAGAAGATGGAACAGGGTTAAACAGGCTCATCCCCCCATTAAGCAAGGCTGACTATATGATTACTGATGTAGGCAGAAGCCTTTATATCATCCGAAATGGTCTTAAGGGAAGCATTATGGTGAATGATATTGAATACAATCAGCCAATGCCAGGAAATAGTAATTTGACACCTTTGGAAATTGCCCAAATTGGCACTTATATTTATAATGTATGGGGAAATGAACATGGGCTTATTACTCCCGAAGAAGTAAATAAAGCCCTTGCTCAAGAACCAAAATTATAATAGTGCCTCGCTTTTTTCAATAGCCAGTAGAATGTCTTTTTTTACTTTTTCTACCTTTACCAGCTCTTTTTCTAAGTAAGCTTTTGCTTCCTCATCGGACATTCCCTCAAGATCTGTCTCAAATTGTCTCATCCATACAAACATTTCGTCATAGGCTTTCTCACAATCTGTAGCTGCTGCCTTCAAACCGCTAATCTGTTTTTGAAGATTTTCCGAGTCCTCTGATTCCTCAAGCTCTGCAGCTTTTTCATTTAAAACCTTCTGATTAGATTTCAAAGTACCTATTTTAGGCATTACCTCATCATGAACTTGAATGACCTTTTCTTTTAGCAATTCATTTTCGCTTATTTTCGGTCCACAAGAATAAATTGATACACATAGCAAAATAAACAATACAATTGGTGCTTTTTTCATGGATTATTAAGTAGTATATGGTTTGAAACGGAATTAAATTATATCAAATGTTATAAAAATAAGATGATAAAAAATGCACCAATAATATTTTGCCCAGCCTATTCCAATAAATCGTCAACAAAAATTTAGATGGAATATTGACAATGACTACCCAAAATATGTGCTTAAATCATGGGTCAATAATTCTGGCCTCTTTAAGGATATACATCAATTTTTCAGGATCTTTCGCATTAAGCACCAAATTTCCAGTTACCTTTACCTTTTTAGAGGTGTATTTGACGGGTTCTTTTAACATAACCTCCATCACTGTTTCTGGCCCACCCGAACCACAAAAAAAGCATTCTGCCAAAGGAAGCGAAGAAAGTATAATGTGCTCAGGTTTAAACATCCCTTCAAAGGGTATAATATAACCATCAGCTGTAATCTCTTTACCTTCCATCTCCTTAATCTTATCCCCAAAAACAGGCAAATACAACTCACCAAAGTCATCCTCCCCGATTTCATAGGTTACATCGGATAAGTTTTTCCAAACATTTTCTTGTTGCCCTATGGCAGAAAAAGACAGCAAGCCTATCAATAAAACTAAACACCTCATACTCTCTTATTTATTTGGTCAATTGTCCAGCGATTTGTGTCCTATATGCATTCCATGCAGGAATGATGGAAGCCAAAACTCCCACCGACAAAGCATAGGCCAATACCCACCATTCTTTCTTTATAAATACAAAAGTCTTAAAATCTGAAATTATTCCTTGTTCATTTACCATAACCAATAAATAGAGAAAAAGGTGTCCGAGAAATAATCCTGCTAATGCGCCTATAAAGGTAAGTAGGATTCCTTCTAGCAGAATTAACAAAAACAATTGGCCCTTGGAAGCACCAATTACACGCATCACAGCCAAATCGTAATTCCTTTGTTTAAGTGAACTGTATAAGGCAATAAATATGCCCAAGCCAGCTATCAATATAATAACAAGTGCCAAGCCCTGAACCAAAGCAATGCCTATTCCTAACAATTCGAAAAGTCTCGAAATCTCAAAAGAAGGAGATGCCGCTTGCAATGAGCTTCTACTATTAATAAGTCTGGGAAGTTGGACAGCTGCTATTGGATTTCGGTAAGAAATTAGCACAGTGGTCAATTCTCTTGCTTGATCGGTTTTCGGAAACCCTGTTTTTTCAACCTCCTGCTCCAGCTTTTTTTTGCCAAAATCTTCGTCATGGGAATACCAAATGGATTCTATACTGGTTAATATGAGTTGATCGATCACATTATAAGAAGGAGCTAAAACGCCCACTACAAGATATGCTTGTTCATCATGTTCATGACTTGCAGAGGCTATTCCATGGGAGCCTACAAAAGTATCTCCTACCTTTAGACCTTTCTCCTTTGCCACTCGACTTCCCAAAACTACCTCAAATGGTTTGTTCCAGGCATTTCCTGAATTAAAACTAACATCGTAAAGCTCAAGGTAATCGTGGTTAGAACCAACAATTCTAAATCCACCAAAATTATCCCCAAGCCCCATAGGTATGGCTTTCTTTATTAAACGGTTTCTGGAAACAGACTTTGCTTCATCTAGAGGGATATTCCCTGTTGGGAAATCGATATGATAAACAGAGGAAAGCACCAACTGTAGAGGACTTCCCTTGGCCCCAATGACAAGATCAATCCCTGAGGCATCCTTGTTCATTTTATTCTCAAACTGCTCTTCAATAAGCAAAAGAACAGTTATAATGGACAAGCCCAAAGCGAGAAGAAGTATATTTAGACCTGTACTCAAAGGTTTATCCATTAAGTACTTCCAGCTCAATTTAAATATATTCATAAGCTTCCTGATTTTATGGATATACTTCTATCAATCTGATCTTTTATTCGATAATCATGGGTAACTATTATCAGGGTTGCCTGAAGCTTTCTTGCTTGGTTTTTAAGAAGATTTACAACCATCCTGGCATTGTCATCATCCAAGCTAGCTGTAGGTTCATCGGCCAAAATAACTTTAGGCTCATTTACCATTGCCCGAGCAATAGAAACCCTTTGGGCTTCTCCTTCACTCAAAGTTTGAATGCGGGCATCCTTCTTATCTTGAATCCCCAGCTCTTTCAGGTAATAGTCAAGTTTATTTGCTGTTGGTTTATTGGCGAAAAAATGCGGGAGACAGATGTTTTCAGACACCGTCAATGGACCAAGAAGGTGAGGTTTTTGAAATACTATACCAATATTACTCCCCCTAAACTTATCTAAATCATTCCCTTTCAGTTCATATAGTGATACTCCATCAATCCAAACCTCCCCTTTGTTCGGTGCCTGCAAGCCCCCAATTATATTTAGAAGGGTTGTTTTTCCTGACCCTGATTTCCCTAAAACCAATAATTCATCACCTCTATTTAATCCAAGGTCAGGAACATCAATTTTTGGTTGATTTTCGTAAGAAAACTGAATCTCCTTAACAATAATCATTGCCAGTTACTTTTTTGCAGGTATTTCCAAATTAAATTCAGTTCCTTTATTGAGCTTACTTTTGAAATCAATCTTTCCCCCCATAACCTCAATGCACTTTTTCACTATGGACAAACCTAGCCCTGAACCTTCTCTTAAGCCTACATTCTTAGCCCTAAAAAACCGATCAAAAAGTTGGGATTGTTCAGCTTCATTGATACCAATACCTTCATCTTTAATATTTAAGAAAAGTGTATCATTTTCATGTTTTACTTTGAAGTAAACAGAGCCACCATCTTTCGAATACTTAACCGCATTCGATAGTAAATTCTCTAAAATCTGATACAATAGGTCCATATCAGAGGTGATCATTTTAGGAATTTTCTCGAATTCCACGTTGATCTTTACATTATTGTCAATCCCGGCTTTCACCATGTCCACCACCTCATTGAGGAATGCTGAAGTGTAAATTCTCACCGGTTTGTAGTTCATCTTATCCGCATCGGCTTTACCAAAGAATAAAACACTTGTCAGAAGACTATTAAGGTTCCGAACAGAATTCTCAATTTTATTTGCATGCTTTACCAATTTGGCTTTAAAAGGATGCTCTTTTTCCGCATACAATTTCAATAATTGAGCAGAACTTAATATAGATGTTAAAGGAGTTTTAAAACCGTGGGAAACGT
Protein-coding sequences here:
- a CDS encoding CopD family protein: MAFEYVKALHIIFIVTWFAGLFYIVRLFIYQTEALDRPEAERIILKPQLDLMANRLWYIITWPSAILTLIFGTWVLFYRPGYLSMPFMHAKLTFVLLLYIYHFRCHYIFKSLQNGKAVWSSTKLRLWNEIATLLLFAIVFLIVLKSLINMVWGITGLILLGIALMLATKWYKKMRERN
- a CDS encoding SCO family protein, which gives rise to MLRFIYLGPLFLCVLFFNSCQTSSNNDVLPILGNRHVEEVIIDNKTVKDTIYHTIADFSFTNQEGKQITNADVKGKVYVADFFFTSCPTICPVMKKQMLRVFEAYKDDPNFMILSHTIDPEYDTQTLLKDYSMRLGIENANTWNFLTGDQEKIFEIGQTSYLTTAMNDKNEPGGFLHSGAFVLIDQFGRIRGVYDGTKENQVNLLIKDIPKLLNENNESSNR
- a CDS encoding c-type cytochrome — protein: MRAAIGSLLLILFTSCQSTDSNSQNGIDKINDLKTKQYAIQGQQLYLQHCSNCHQEDGTGLNRLIPPLSKADYMITDVGRSLYIIRNGLKGSIMVNDIEYNQPMPGNSNLTPLEIAQIGTYIYNVWGNEHGLITPEEVNKALAQEPKL
- a CDS encoding ABC transporter permease gives rise to the protein MNIFKLSWKYLMDKPLSTGLNILLLALGLSIITVLLLIEEQFENKMNKDASGIDLVIGAKGSPLQLVLSSVYHIDFPTGNIPLDEAKSVSRNRLIKKAIPMGLGDNFGGFRIVGSNHDYLELYDVSFNSGNAWNKPFEVVLGSRVAKEKGLKVGDTFVGSHGIASASHEHDEQAYLVVGVLAPSYNVIDQLILTSIESIWYSHDEDFGKKKLEQEVEKTGFPKTDQARELTTVLISYRNPIAAVQLPRLINSRSSLQAASPSFEISRLFELLGIGIALVQGLALVIILIAGLGIFIALYSSLKQRNYDLAVMRVIGASKGQLFLLILLEGILLTFIGALAGLFLGHLFLYLLVMVNEQGIISDFKTFVFIKKEWWVLAYALSVGVLASIIPAWNAYRTQIAGQLTK
- a CDS encoding ABC transporter ATP-binding protein; the protein is MIIVKEIQFSYENQPKIDVPDLGLNRGDELLVLGKSGSGKTTLLNIIGGLQAPNKGEVWIDGVSLYELKGNDLDKFRGSNIGIVFQKPHLLGPLTVSENICLPHFFANKPTANKLDYYLKELGIQDKKDARIQTLSEGEAQRVSIARAMVNEPKVILADEPTASLDDDNARMVVNLLKNQARKLQATLIIVTHDYRIKDQIDRSISIKSGSL
- a CDS encoding hybrid sensor histidine kinase/response regulator, whose protein sequence is MFSLKILITEDDTVSALLLKKALEKNHHQIIGMADSGEIALEILEKNHADIVMMDINLSGKLDGIKTTEIINEKYNIPVVYLTASSDSETLQKVAVTNPSAYVIKPFNIRELNMVIELAIFKDKKEKELQSLNNELEEKVKKRTADLNEANKELQKALEKERELSELKSRIVQNVSHGFKTPLTSILSSAQLLKLYAEKEHPFKAKLVKHANKIENSVRNLNSLLTSVLFFGKADADKMNYKPVRIYTSAFLNEVVDMVKAGIDNNVKINVEFEKIPKMITSDMDLLYQILENLLSNAVKYSKDGGSVYFKVKHENDTLFLNIKDEGIGINEAEQSQLFDRFFRAKNVGLREGSGLGLSIVKKCIEVMGGKIDFKSKLNKGTEFNLEIPAKK